One genomic segment of Paraburkholderia hospita includes these proteins:
- the pqqD gene encoding pyrroloquinoline quinone biosynthesis peptide chaperone PqqD, whose translation MNTHDNAQDTEKRGPKLNSLFRLQWEPAQDAHVLLYPEGMVKLNQSAAQILLRCDGTRDIPTLVAELEAAFNATGLTPEVEAFVDHARSRGWLE comes from the coding sequence ATGAACACTCATGACAACGCGCAAGACACGGAAAAACGCGGCCCGAAACTGAACAGCCTGTTTCGCCTGCAATGGGAACCGGCACAGGACGCGCATGTGCTGCTGTATCCCGAAGGCATGGTGAAGCTGAACCAGAGCGCTGCGCAAATCCTGTTGCGTTGCGACGGCACGCGCGACATTCCGACGCTCGTCGCGGAGCTGGAAGCGGCGTTCAATGCGACAGGACTAACACCGGAAGTCGAAGCCTTCGTCGACCACGCGCGCTCGCGTGGCTGGCTGGAGTGA